The segment GGCGCATCACGAAGGTCGTGCCGACGCCGCGATTCGATTCGGCGTACAGCGTGCCCGCATGCGCGGCGACCACCTGCGCGGCGAGCTGCAGCCCGAGGCCGAAGCCCATCGAGCCACGCTTCGCGAGCGACGCGAAATCCGTCATCCGGCCGTCCGTCGCGAGGCCCGGCAGGCCGCCCGCCCAATCGCGGATCGTCAGTTCCGCGTGCGCGTCGCGCACGTGCAGCCGGATCTCGACGCGCGCGCCCTGGCGCGACGCCTGCACCGCGTTGTCGATCAGGTTCTGCAGCGCGCGGGCGACGAACACGCGCGCGCCGCGCAACCACAGCGGCGCGGCGTCGTCGAGCCAGAGCTGCAATGCGACGCCGCGATAGACGGCGCCGACTTCGAACTTCGGCACGAGCTCGCGCAGCATCTTGCGCAGGTCGAAGCGCACGAAATGGCGCTGCCGGAGATCGTCCGCCGCCGACGCGACGAGGTAGTCCTGGCCGAGCAGCAGCGCGTGCCGCGCGAGCTGCGCGATCCGTTCGAGGCCGCCGCACGCGGCGAACGCATCGGGCTCGGCGTCGTGCAGCTGGGTCAGCGCGAGAATCGAATTCTGCGGCGAACGCAGGTCGTGCGCAAGAAAGCGCAGCGACGCGACGCGCTCGTCGAGCGCGCGGCGCAGCGGCGTGACGTCGGCGACCGTGACCGTCGCCGCGATCTCCGGATCGTGCTCGACCGGCTGCAGCGTGAGCCACAGGATCGCGTCGTCGGTTTCGAATTCGAATCCTTGTTCGAGCGTGTCGAACAGCACGGTGGTTTCCGCGAGCGCCGCATCGCCGAGCACGGCGGCGAGCGGCAGCCCGGCCGGCAGCGTGCGGCCGAACAGCGCGTGCGCGCGCCCGGTGGCCGCGAGAATCGCACCGTCGCGGTCGAGCGCGAGCGTGCCCCACGCCTGCCGGGCCTGCATCACCTCGAAAATCCGGGCGTCGGCCCGTTGCGACACGCTCAAGTTCTGCTCCGGCGGACGTCGCGGTCCGCGAAAGATTGGACGGGCCGCGACGCGGCGGCGCGAGCGCGCAGTGTGACCCGATTCAAAGGCGCTTGTCCAGTGCCGCCGCGCCGCGTCGCCCGCGCGATCAGAAGTCGGCCTTCTGGTCGATGTCG is part of the Burkholderia ubonensis subsp. mesacidophila genome and harbors:
- a CDS encoding sensor histidine kinase is translated as MSQRADARIFEVMQARQAWGTLALDRDGAILAATGRAHALFGRTLPAGLPLAAVLGDAALAETTVLFDTLEQGFEFETDDAILWLTLQPVEHDPEIAATVTVADVTPLRRALDERVASLRFLAHDLRSPQNSILALTQLHDAEPDAFAACGGLERIAQLARHALLLGQDYLVASAADDLRQRHFVRFDLRKMLRELVPKFEVGAVYRGVALQLWLDDAAPLWLRGARVFVARALQNLIDNAVQASRQGARVEIRLHVRDAHAELTIRDWAGGLPGLATDGRMTDFASLAKRGSMGFGLGLQLAAQVVAAHAGTLYAESNRGVGTTFVMRLPMLAPAAGAAPPAVPEGIARWRASVAPDG